In Salinibaculum sp. SYNS191, the genomic window ACGCGCTCGCTCTGGGTTGGTGAGTATCCAGATGCACCCATGGATGGCCTTTTCGAGAACCTGTACTCGACTGCTGAAACCCGCTCGACAGATATCTCGATGCACATCCGCCCGCGGAATACGCAGGCCACGCTCAGCTCGCTGGAGAACAAGATCGAAGACCTGCAGGCGGATTTCGAGTATCTCTCCGAGAAACACCGGGCAGGTGCCCGAGGCATCAAAAAAGACCTCGAAGACCACCAGGACATGTACGACGTGTTGCGCAACACGTCGATGAAGGCCTTCGATACGTCAATGTACCTCACCGTTCGCGGGGATACTCGCGAGGAGATTCCCTCGGAAGGCGTCGTGAATACGGCCCAGCGCTCGCCGGCGAATCTAACGCCCGTGACGCCGCGGTGGTCACAACTGGAGACGCTCATTTCTGCGAGCCCGGTGGGGGTCAATCGCCTGAACGAGTCACTCGATGCCACCACGCCGATGCTCGGCGGTGCCGTTGGCGCCATGTTCCCTTTCGTCGCCGGTGCTGTTGCCGAACCCGGCATCGAATACGGGACGTATGCGTTGAATGAGAGTCCCCTGATTCTGGATCGCTTCAACCGCGAGACGGGCTACTGTACGATGGTGATCGGCAAACTCGGGGCTGGCAAGTCCTTCTCGACGAAGCTCCAGCTCGTCCGTCGGGCGATGTACGACGACGAGACACTGCTCATCATGCTCGACCCACTCGCCGGGTTTGCGGGTGTCAACGACGTCCTCGGCGGCGAGCGTATCACTGTTGGCGGGACGCGTGGATTCAATCCCCTGGAGTTACAGCCCACGCCGACAGACATCCTCAAAGCCGCTCCCGACCTGGACCCGTGGGGCGAGCAGATTGCGTGGGTGATGACCTTCTTCGATACGTTCTTCGCCCACGTTGCGAACAACCCGCTGAGCGAGCAGAAACAGACGCTTCGCCGGGCAATCCAGCAAGCCTACGAGAATCAGGGCATCACGCGTGACCCGGCAACGCACGACCGCGAGTCACCAACAGTCCGGGACGTTATCTCGGTGCTCGAAGACATGCTCGCGGACCCGGCCTCGTTCGGGTATGCCACGGCTGGCGAGCAAGAGAGCGTCAAAGACGATGCACAGTCGCTGTTGAAAGACCTCCGACCGTCATTCCGCGAGGACGGCGACCTGGCGAATCTGGCCGAGGCGACGGAGTTCGATTTCGACTCGAACGTGATGTATCTCGACTTGCACCAAGAGGAGGGCGCCCGTGGACGAACGGAGACCAGCCTGATGATGTCGGTGTTGTTCAACGCAGTCTACGAGCGTGCAAAACAGACGGAAAAGCGTGTCATCTTCGTCATCGACGAGGCGCACTATCTGATGAACGATGCCACCTCGTTAGAATTCCTGGAGACGGCCGTGCGCCACAGCCGCCATTACGACCTCTCTCTGCATTTCATCACGCAGACCGGTGGGGAGTTCGCACTGACGCCGGAAGCCCGGACCATTGCGAGTCTGTGCTCGATGACGCTCATTCATCGCGTCGATGAGGAGGCCGAGAAACTCGCGGAGTGGTTCGGGTTGAGCGAGCGGGAGGTGAATTGGGTGCGAACGGCGAAGGCAGGTAACGACGAAGACCAGTACTCAGAGGGCTTGCTCGGGATCGACGAAGAGGGCTGGTTTCCGTTGCGGATTCGCGCCAGTGCGTTCGAAGCTGCCGTTATCTCGGGTGAAGAACGGATCGAGGGGACTAGTGCGACTCCAACAGATTCGAACGACTCGACGACGGTGGACGTTGGGACGAACGGTCACCGGACCGATGGGTCGAGTGTCTCACCTCGGTGAATGCAACGAGAGGCATTGAGGAGAGACGCTGCTAGACGAGGTTTGTCTCCGTTCTCTCCATCATCTACAGGCGGAACAGGCCGAGTGCCTCGGGGTCGTACGGAAATCTCCGAGGTCCGTGATGACGAGACGCCGAAGGCGTCTCGAACCACTTGACCCCGAGGCGGTTCACACGCTGTTCGAGGAAAGTCTTAGTGTCTCTCGCCTCGAAGCGTGGGTAGCGCAACTCGACGTCAAAGACGCGTATGAACGACTCAAACGTGCGTGAACGCCTCGACACGAAGCACGAACACAACCGCGAGCAGCGCATCGAGGGAATCAAGCGCTGGGTCGATTATATCAAATCTGAACCGCCAGAGAAGTGGGGCCCACAGCAAAACACCATCGTCAACGAGCAACTTGATGCGGCCCAGAGCGTCCAGACGTCAGCCTCTCATCAGCAACATGTAACGGACGTAGCGGCAGAAATCCTCGCAGCGAGCGACGCGTCTGACGATTCGACGTAGTTGATATTCTCCTCGCCATTTATTGGTAATTTCCAACCCCACGTAACTGACCACCTCTTTGTCACTGCCAAACCGAGTGAGTTCGCTCACCTCTGCGTCGATCATCGGCGCCATATTGTATACCGTTACGTATATTCTGTATCGTAACGTACTAGATTGTAACGATGAAGACGGTCACCACGCGCATCCCGGAAGACGACGAGGAGGCACTCGCCGAACTTGAGGAGGAGATGAGTGCCGACCGGTCGGAGGTGCTGCGCCGCCTGATCCGACAGGGACTCTCCGACTGGCGAACAGAGCGGGCACTCGACCAGCTCCGGGAGCACAGCATCACGCTACGGAAGGCAGCGGAACTCGCGGACGTATCGTACGTCGAGATGTTGACCCTCGCCTCTGAGGAAGGCATCGACGTTGGGTACACGACCAACGACCTCGAACGTGACCTCGACCGAATCTAATGGTTGTCGTAGACTCGTCCGCGTTGATTCCGCTCGCATGGGTCGGCCGGCTCGATCTCATTTCGACCACCTTCGACGATATTCGAACGACAGAAGAGGTCCGGGAGGAAGTCCTCACCGAGGGCAAGCGCGGTACCGCGGTGCTCGACGAATTTCTAGCGGACGTCGCTGTTCACGACACGCCAGCCGCGGCCGAGGACGTAGCGTCGATGGAGGGAATAGCAGTGGCCGACGCGTCGGTGATCTTGCTGGCAGAGGCTGACGAGGAGATCCTCCTCGCCAACGACAAGGGGCTGATCGAGGTTGCCCGGAGTCACGGCGTCGAGTGCTGGTGGGTGACGACGTTGCTTCTCAGTTGCACCAAAGACGGGCAATTGACAGCAGACAAAGCGACTGACCTCCTATATGACCTTGTAGACGAGGGAATGAACCTTCATCCGACGGTCTACGCACAGGTCCAGAAGAAGCTCCGCGAACTGGGGGACTGACTGCGAGTGAGCGACCCGTCCACCTCATTTTAGATTACACGGTGGCTCAGAATAAGCGCTCGGTCGGTTTGATAACGGTTGATCGAGAATACACAGAAGATTCACCAGCAAGGACCGATACTGCAGGAGACGCCCGCTACCGCTACGCAGCCGTGGTGTGAGAGCTAACTAGAGACGAACGATCCACCTCATTCCTTCCGAAAAGTAGCCTCGATGAGCCACTGCTGTCACCAGTTCGTCTCCTAACTAAAGACGAATGGGTGGGGTAGTTTACAGGCTGTCGAGGCGAATGCCACGGGGCTTGACCCCGAGGCGGTTCACTCTGAGGGGACATCACTTGTGGGTGCAGGATTCGTCGCAGTTGCACCGTGACTGAGCGTCAGCAAACTCAACGAGATACTGGTGAACTTCTTCGGCCAACTCGTGCATCGCCTCGGCGAAGTCCCGTCCAGGTCGGTCAATATCGTAGTAAAATCGCGAGCGGTGCTCGGAGCGAAAAGCGTCGATCCGACCAGCAACCGCCTCGTCAGAAAAGATATTTCGGGCCGCGATATCGTCGAACACTTCCTCATGTTTCCTGTAATCTGCTGACTCCGCCGCCGTCATCTCGACGAGATAGAACTGAAATGATCGCTCGATGGCATTGAACGAGAGCTCGACGATGCTCACGTGGTTGTTCGTCCCCTGCCGAAGCTGGCGGCACGTTCCCAGCATAGCACACGCTTTCCCGAGCTGGATATCAGCGTCGTCCTCGGCTCGCTGCCACGAGAGCGAGTCCTGTGCCGGGCCGGTTTCGCCGTCCTCCAACAACTGTTCGACACGCTCGAGTGCGCCGACGACATCACGCAGACCCACCGTCGAACACCTCCTGTTTCACCGCGTCGAGCGCCGGCGAGTCTTTGAGCGTCAGTCCCTCGGCGAGCACGTCGCGGATTCGGTCATGAGTTGCGGCGGACTCTCGGGGCTCGACGACGATGTGTGCTTCATACCGCTCGCCGTCGAACCGCTCGTCGGCGATCTCCTGTTCGATCGCGTGGGCCTCCCGCTGGGCCTGCATCCGGTCTTCTTCGACAACGACAAACAGGTCGATGTCGCTTGTCCGATCGGCAGTACCTCGCGCGACGCTCCCAAAGAGGACGACGCCGATGTCTGCGGCAATCTCCTCTTCGAGTCGGGTGAGAATCGCTCTGACGGGTGCGTGGTACTCCGGTTGGGGAATGGTCGTTACGGGATCGTCGGATTTGACGAGCATTGCTGGATCCATCCGGACGGCGTTCGCCCGACCGGACCGATCGACGGTGATCACGCCAAGTGCCTCGAGGGCATCGACAGCGGCATTCACGCCACTCAGTCCTCTTCCCGTCACCCGATGCAGTTCGCGGTTTGTGAAATCCCGATCTGGATTGTCGACGAGGATGTGCAGGACATCGGCAGTTGCCCCGTGCCGGAACGCCTCTGGATCACCGAGTGGCACGGGAAGGCGAACGTACGATCCCTCCTTCGCCCGTCTACTTTGAACCGCTTCAGAGTTCATGAACTGTATTATGGTTCAAAAAGGTAAAACCTTGCTGGCCTACACCACCTTGAGCAGATATTTCGCAAATCGCCTCGGGGTCAAGTGGTTCGAGACGCTTCGCGTCTCGTCATCACGGAAATCGTAGATTTCCGTACGACCCCGAGGCTTTCGCGTGGACTCCCATTCTATGCCTCAACCGAGGCAGGGGGGACGTACTCCCCACTCACGTTCAGCGTCCCGCGATTCAAGGGATGTACTCGCACTCGACGCGCCCGTCTACGGTTGAGAGGGAACCGTGGTCACGGTGGAACGTCGCACTTCGCTTGTCGTACACCGCGCTGTCTGCCGAGAAGTGCGGTTGTGACGTGTTCTCACCACGTTTGAGGCGTTCGACGCCACTTTTGATGGCTTCGACCGCCCTGCGAATCCCTTTCTGGACGAGGTTCGCGGTGAGGTCAGTTTCGTCGCGGAGGTGGTCGTAGAGTGCGGTTTCGGCTTTGGCCTTGGAGGTGACGTGGGAGCCGTCGTCGCCGTGCCAGCACCATTCGCTCGCGGTGTTGGCGCAGTGTTTGAACTGCTCGACAGTCTCTCGAAGCGAATCGTCGGCTCCTTCGGGAGTGTCGAGTTTGATGACGGCGGTACGGCGGTATTCCACTGTATCTTCACACGTACGGTAGCAGTTACTTATACGTCGGGAGTCGGCCTGCCATCGTAGCGTGGTTTGTGTCGTCTGGTGTCGGCTTCCTCCCCGACCTCAAGGGTCGGGGCATCCGCCTCGTACCGCCTGTGAAAAGACGGCCGTCTGGATGCGCCTGATTGACTTGCTGGCGTGGCGAGAGAGCAGTCACCGGCGGGGTCTCAAGCGTTCACGAGTTGCGAGAGGTCTTTAGCGGTCGCTTCTTCACGATACTCGTCGTAAAGATCGAGTGCCCATGTGCGGGCGCGGTCGTCGTCGGTATCGACGAAGGTCCGTAGCATTCCCGTCTCAGCGTCGTAGCCACCGAGGCCGATTCGGTCGTCGAATATCGCAAGTCCGAACGGGAGGTTCGAGTGAGTCGAGAGCGTCAGACGGCCACTGTCGGCTACCTCGGCGATGTCGTCGGGGTATTCCTCGACGATCGACTCGACGACAGGCGGCAGGTAGATCATATCGGTCTCCATCCCGCTCAGTATCGCCTCGCGGATATCCGGGACGATGATGGGTGCGATTGCCGTCGTATCGAAGCCCCGAAGCGTCCCCGAGGCGGTGACGAGGTTGATGAACCGTTCGACCGGTGCGTACGGGTTGGTCGGCTCAGTCACAGTCACTGTCGCCTCGGCAAAAAGTTCGATTTCGCCCGGGAAAGCATCGACCGTTTCGAGAAACGGCTGCATGCGACTGGCGGCCGAGATCCGTCGGCGGTAGGTGCTAACCTCCTCGGCAACGGTGTGACCGAAGACGGTGAGTACGAAGTCGTTTCCCTGCTGGTCGACGAGATCAGCTGCCTCCAGTGCCCGGACCAGTCGGTGTATCGTGGTTCTGGATACATCGAGGGTATCCATGAGTTCTCGACGGGTCATCGAGCCGTCGCGGAGTGTCGCGAGTGCATCGGCCCGCTTGAGCGCCGCGAGCGGAAGCCCATCGTCGGCATCCACTGACGGATTGGTGACCATTGACCTAGCAATTGCGCACGTATTCATAGCTGTTTCGACAACTGGAACGCGTTCCATACCCCGGATTCCAGGCGTCGGATGGAAGCTGACACGGGAGGTGCATATAGGAGATACCCGGGAGACTGGTAGGCATCAATGTCGGTCATGGACGTTCTCGATTCCGATTCAGGTATAATTTCTGCGCTTGCCGTGGCGTTCACGGCACTTCTGGTTTGTGTGAGCATCGTCGGCCCGGCCGGGGCAACCTTCGGTCCCGACCCGGTCCAGGCGCTCGATCAGGAGACGGCAGTCTCGTCATCAGCGGCGCTCGTCGACCCGACCGCGACCACCGCTTTCGGTCCCGGTGGTGGCGTCCTCAGTGCTGTGATGACCTGGCCGACACTCGACGCAGGCGACTGGGGGACCCTCGGCCGCGACCCGGGCCGGTCAGGGTACAACCCGAACGCGTCGGGGCCGACGACCGACCCCGACCCACGGTGGATCTACGAGTTCGAAAACGACGACAACGATATCCCGACCGTCGCCGCGGACGGCCTCGTGTTCGTTTCCGGCCAGGAGAGCCTCCGGGCGGTGGACAACGACACCGGTCAGGTGGTCTGGAACCATTCGGGCCTCGACATCGAGTCGGTCGCGGTCTCTGATGGCGTGGTCGTCACCACGGAAGTCGCCTACTCGGGCGACGAGATCCGCGCCTACGACGCAACCACCGGCACGGAGCTGTGGAACGAGACAGCCTTCCAGGCCGACGCGACCGTCGTCTTCGACGGGACGCTCTATGCAACCCGCGGGGAGTATCTCTACGCATTCGACCTCCAGGCCGGCGGCGAGCGCTGGTCGGTCGACGTCAACGAGGACGTCTCGAACGGCCTGTCGGCCGCCGATGGAACTCTCTACGCGACGGGGATGATGAACAGCCGTGATTACGCGGTCTACGCGCTGAACGCCTCCGACGGAAGCGAGCGCTGGCGGTTCGAGATGGAGGGGCCCGTCTCGATGCACCCGGTGGCCGTCGATGGATCGGTGTACGTGGGGGCGGGTTCCGAACCACGAGACTCGACCAACGGGGCCTACGATCCCAGGTTCTACCGACTGAACGCGACCGACGGCCACGTTGAGTGGATCTTCGACGCGAATACGAGGCCTCACGGCGCAGCGGTCGCAGACGGCTTCGTCTACCTCGCCGCGGGGAACACGATTCACGCACTCGACGACGCGACCGGCGAGCGCCAGTGGCTCCATCGACTCGACGGGAGTCTCGAGTACGGGCTGTCCTACACCCGCATCGACGCCCTCGCACCCGCCGTCGCCGATGGCGTCGTCTACGCCCTGAACGACCGCGGCCACCTGGTCGGACTCGACGGACTCGACGGAACTGAGCTGTGGAGCTACCGACTCGAGGGGCAGGCGACCCGGCCCGCAGTGGCCGACGACCGGGTCTACGTCCACGTCAGGGATACCACAGACACCACCACGGACTACTCTCGCGTCTACGCGCTAGAGGACCCACCGTTCCAGTTCTCGGGGTTTTCCCTCTCGAAAACGGCCGTTGCGCCCGGTGAGGAGTTCACCGCGACCGTGACCGTCGAGAACGTCGACGACGAGAGTCGAACGTACAACCTCTCGCTGATGGCCGACCCGCCGCTGCCCGTCGACTGGTGGGCACTCGACGACGCGAACGGGACGCTGAACCCCGGGGAATCCAGCCAGTTCACCTTCGCGGGCCGGTTCAACGTCTCCGGCTCGTGGAACGTCTCGGTGAAGCGCGCGCTGGAACCCGACGCCGCGGTCGATCCGGTGACTGTCGAGGTTGTCCACCCCACGCGGGACGACGACTGGGCGCAGATCGATTTCGACGGCGGGCGCTCGAAGTACAACCCCGACACGTTCGGGCCGAAACAACACCTCCAGGAGGTCTGGAACCTGACGGCCTTCGACGATACGGTACAGCCGGTCATCTCCGACGGCACGGTCTTCGTCGTCCAGGAACCGTACGTCGACGGGACGCAAGTCGAGGTTGTCCGGGGCTACGACGAGACGACCGGCGCGCTCGAGTGGGAGTTCAACGTCTCCGCACAGAACAGAGTGCTGGCCGGGTCGCCGACCGCGGATAACGGCACGGTGTATCTCTACGCCACGCCGAGCGGCGCGTTCACGAGCGAGAACGTATACGACGCCTCCGTGTTCGCCCTGAACGCGAGCGACGGAACCCTCCGCTGGAGACATGACACTCCGATGAACTACTCCCGGATCACTAACGACCGCGCACCGGTGGTCGACGACGGCCTCGTGTACGTCGCAGGGGCCCGTGTGGACGGGACCGACGACGAGAACGCGTCCGTGCTCGCACTGGACGCCGGTACCGGGACGACAGCCTGGCGCTACGACGTGAACGGCGACGGCACCACCGAGGCGTTCTACACGGTCGCAGTGGAGAACGGAACTCTCGTCGCATCGCTCCACGCACAGGACGCCCCGTCCTCTACCTCGTATACCGACCGCCTCGTCGCGATCGACGCGGCCAACGGCGGGTTCCAGTGGTCGACGAGTGGTCTCACCGTCGACCTGGTCGACCCGCCGGTCGTCCGGAACGGCACGGTCTACGTGGTCAACGAGAGCAGCCCCGAGACGATGTTCGCGCTGGACCTGGCTGACGGCAGCCAGCAGTGGGAGTTCGTCCCGCCAGACCAGAGTACCGAGACGGACACGTGGCGGATATACGACCCGACCGTCACCGACGACGGGGTGTACGTCCGGCAGATGATGCTCGACTCGTTCCCCTACACCAACGAACTCTACCGCCTCGACCCGGCGACCGGCGATATCGTCTGGAACACGTCGACGCGGAGTCTCACCACCCGGTTCGTCGTCGACGGACTCTTCTACGGCGGTGACGGGCAGTACACTTACATCTTCGACGCCGAGACCGGCGAGTACTACAGCCGCACCGACCTCGGGTCCCGCGAGCGCGGGAGCGTTCAGGCGCTCGCGAACGGGACGATGATCGTCTACGCAGATTCGACCACCCCGAACGACTTCCGCGTCCTTCGGGAGGGCGGCATCATCGAGTACACCGACCTGTCCGTGGACCAAGACGCCGTCACCGAGGACCAGAACGTCACGGTGACCGCGACGGTGACGAACGTCGGTTCCGTTGCTCGGGAGTACGACGTGAACCTCGACGTCGCACCGGATTCGTTCTCCTCTCACTACATTTGGAACTCCGCGAACCGGGAGGGGCTGCTCCAGCCCGGCGAGAGTGCGACGGTCACCTGGGTCGTCGAACTCCGTGAACGTGGTGACGCCGTGTTCGTCCTTCGGCTGGTCGACGACCAGGACATGGCTCGTCACATGTACGACCGGGCGGGCAGCGCCACTGTCAACGTCGGGGACGGCCGTGACGGCGCAGTCTACGACCTGGGCGGCCCGCGCGACCTCGCTCCCGACGTCGGCTCCTGGCCGACGGCGAGCTACGACGCCGGAAACACCGGCAACGCGTCCGGAAACAGCGCTCCGACGTCGGTCAGTTCGAACCCGGTGACCTGGTGGGTGAACCACTCCTACGAGTGGACCAGCGGCCCGACGCTGGCGAACGACACTGTATTCGTCGGTGGCTACAACGGCGGGGACGATTCGGTCTACGCGTACAACGCGACCGACGGCTCGCTCCGCTGGCAGTACGCAACGTCGAACGACATCGAGGTTCCGCCGGTGTACGCGGGCGGCTACCTCTACGCGGTCGCCAGTTACGGGAAGGTCTACCAACTGAACGCCACGACCGGCGAGCGCCTCTGGACGTTCGAAGCGGGCGACGACGGCGGCATTTCGGTCGTCGACAACGTCGTCTACGTTGCCGGAGAGACCTCCAGCGAGAACGTCCTCTACGCACTGAATGCAACGACACGAGAGATCCTGTGGACGTTCGGCAAGCCCTCCACTGGCTACGGAATGGCAACACCGGCCGTCGTGAACGGGACTGTCTACGTGACCCACTCCGGTCAGGCAACCTACGCAGTAGACGCTGCAACTGGCGTCGAGCAGTGGAGCCGGCCGATAGCTAGCTCCGGATCGAGTCTCCACTCGCCCGTCGTCGAGAACGGCATCGTCTACGTCGACGACACTTGGCACAGCAGCACGAACGCGAACATCTACGCCCTCGACACGGCGGACGGCAGCACCCTCTGGAGCACGGCCGCGAACGTCGACGGTTACACCGGGTCCTCGCCCGCGCTGGCGAACGACACGCTGTACTTCACCGCCGACGGTGCAATCCAGGCCGTGAACGCCAGCAGCGGCGACTCGCGGTGGACCAACACGGTCTGTGTGGCCGCAGAGCACTCACCCGTGTACGCCGACGGCGTCGTCTACGTCCCGATGAGCGACAGTACGATTCAGGCGTACGACGCCACCACCGGCGACCTTGTATGGCGCTACGACGGGTACGATGGGGAAGCGTTCTCGCCGGCTGTCGTCGGTGGCACGCTGTACGCGACGGGCCTGGAGAACAGCGACTACACCTACTCGCTGATCGCGCTGGCGGGCGGGGCGACCGACGAACCGAAGACCCTGTTCGATTACTCGGGGCTCTCGGTGTCGAGCGCGAACGTCACCGAGGGCGAGCAGGTGACAATCTCCGCGACCGTCGCGAACCGCGCCAGCACGTCGTGTGACTACACGGCCGAACTCTCGGTCGACGGCTCGGTCGTAGACAGTACGTCGGGGTCGCTCGGATCCAGCTCCTACAACTACTACGAGACTGTTGAGTTCGACTACTCCTTTGCCAGCACCGGCACCTACAACGTCACCATCGCGGACCTGCCGACGAAGCAGGTGACCGTCACCGGCCCACAGCCCGACATCGCTCCCTCGAGAACGAGCTACGACTTCGGCGACGTCAACGAGAGCGAGTCCGTCTACGCGTTCTCTCAAATATACGTCAGAAACGCTGGAACCGCTCCACTGAACGTGACCGGCGCGACGATCACCGGGCCGAACGCGTCGGCGTTCTCGGTCTCGACGACGAGCGGTATCGTCCAGCCGGGTGACGTCCTCTGGATCTCGACTCTCGGGGTGCAGTCGTCGACGCTCGGCACGAAGCACGCGACCCTTGAGATTGCCAGCAACGACACGGACACCCCAGTCGTCGATGTCGCGCTCTCGGCGACCGTCGTCGGCCCGCCCGAGGTCGACGTCTCCCCGACGAGCGTCGACTTCGGCGACATCGAGGTCGGGAACACGTCCACGGCGACCGTCACGGTCTCGAACGTCGGCGGCTCGGACCTCTCGTTCGATGGCGCACAGGTCAGCGGGACCGACGCGGCCCTGTACACGGTGGTCGGCGGGGCCGGGACGACGACCATCCCGGCTGGCGGGACGCACGACGTCACGGTCGAGTTCGCACCGGTCGCCACCGGAGCGACCAGCGCAACCCTCGAAATCGCCACGGACGACGCCGACGAGGGGACGGTGAGCGTTGCATTCTCCGGGAACGGGACCATCACGACCGCTAACCGGCCACCGGTCACGGTCTCAGACCACTACACCGTCGTCGAGGGTGAGTGGCTGAACGTCTCGGCGCCGGGTCGACTCGCCAACGACCTCGATCCGGACGGCGACTCCTTCTCGGCGTCCCACCACGGCGATGTCGACAACGGCACCCTCTACCGGTCGACACAGGACGGCTCCTTCCAGTACAGGCCGGACCCGGGCTTTACTGGCACTGACTCCTACGTCTACCGCGTCCGTGACGACGACGGCGCGTACTCCTCGTTCGCCCCGGTGACCATCGAGGTGTTGCCGGACCCGAACCGCGAGCCGGTCGTCGTCGACGACCACTACTCGGTCCACGCCGGCGAGTGGCTGAACGTCTCCGGGCCGGGTCGGCTCGTCAACGACTACGACCCGGACGGCGACTCGTTCTCGGCGTCTCACCACGGCGACGTCGACCACGGCACCCTCCACCGGTCAGCCCAGGACGGCAGCTTCGAGTACAGGGCCGACCAGTGGTTCACCGGGACGGACTCCTACGTCTACCGCGTCCAGGACGAACACGGCGCATACTCGAACTTCGGCACCGTCACCATCGAGGTACTCCCGCCCCGGAACCGTGAGCCGG contains:
- a CDS encoding VirB4 family type IV secretion system protein yields the protein MESESESESESEAEAETGTGFSTKDGQFTISHEPSEAPLDSIPDIHKTVVTPSTITRKPDAIRTGSQWTRSLWVGEYPDAPMDGLFENLYSTAETRSTDISMHIRPRNTQATLSSLENKIEDLQADFEYLSEKHRAGARGIKKDLEDHQDMYDVLRNTSMKAFDTSMYLTVRGDTREEIPSEGVVNTAQRSPANLTPVTPRWSQLETLISASPVGVNRLNESLDATTPMLGGAVGAMFPFVAGAVAEPGIEYGTYALNESPLILDRFNRETGYCTMVIGKLGAGKSFSTKLQLVRRAMYDDETLLIMLDPLAGFAGVNDVLGGERITVGGTRGFNPLELQPTPTDILKAAPDLDPWGEQIAWVMTFFDTFFAHVANNPLSEQKQTLRRAIQQAYENQGITRDPATHDRESPTVRDVISVLEDMLADPASFGYATAGEQESVKDDAQSLLKDLRPSFREDGDLANLAEATEFDFDSNVMYLDLHQEEGARGRTETSLMMSVLFNAVYERAKQTEKRVIFVIDEAHYLMNDATSLEFLETAVRHSRHYDLSLHFITQTGGEFALTPEARTIASLCSMTLIHRVDEEAEKLAEWFGLSEREVNWVRTAKAGNDEDQYSEGLLGIDEEGWFPLRIRASAFEAAVISGEERIEGTSATPTDSNDSTTVDVGTNGHRTDGSSVSPR
- a CDS encoding UPF0175 family protein yields the protein MKTVTTRIPEDDEEALAELEEEMSADRSEVLRRLIRQGLSDWRTERALDQLREHSITLRKAAELADVSYVEMLTLASEEGIDVGYTTNDLERDLDRI
- a CDS encoding nucleotidyltransferase domain-containing protein, with amino-acid sequence MNSEAVQSRRAKEGSYVRLPVPLGDPEAFRHGATADVLHILVDNPDRDFTNRELHRVTGRGLSGVNAAVDALEALGVITVDRSGRANAVRMDPAMLVKSDDPVTTIPQPEYHAPVRAILTRLEEEIAADIGVVLFGSVARGTADRTSDIDLFVVVEEDRMQAQREAHAIEQEIADERFDGERYEAHIVVEPRESAATHDRIRDVLAEGLTLKDSPALDAVKQEVFDGGSA
- a CDS encoding helix-turn-helix transcriptional regulator, whose product is MERVPVVETAMNTCAIARSMVTNPSVDADDGLPLAALKRADALATLRDGSMTRRELMDTLDVSRTTIHRLVRALEAADLVDQQGNDFVLTVFGHTVAEEVSTYRRRISAASRMQPFLETVDAFPGEIELFAEATVTVTEPTNPYAPVERFINLVTASGTLRGFDTTAIAPIIVPDIREAILSGMETDMIYLPPVVESIVEEYPDDIAEVADSGRLTLSTHSNLPFGLAIFDDRIGLGGYDAETGMLRTFVDTDDDRARTWALDLYDEYREEATAKDLSQLVNA